Within the Ochrobactrum sp. Marseille-Q0166 genome, the region GGCGCCACGTAGTCGAGGCGGTCGAGATAAGGCACAGCCTGAAGATAGGTCTTCGTTTCCATCAGCTTTTCGGTGCCGCGATGCAGCAGACCGATATGCGGATCGACACGTTCAACGACTTCACCGTCAAGTTCAAGAACAAGACGCAAAACGCCGTGCGCAGCAGGATGCTGCGGACCGAAGTTGATATTAAAGTTGCGGACCTGAGTCTCAGCCATGTTCAGCTTCCTGTCGCTCAGTTCGTCTTGGCTTTCTCATCGCCCGGCAGGACGTAATCCGTCCCTTCCCATGGCGAGAGGAAGTCGAAATTGCGGAATTCCTGTCGCAGCATGACAGGCTCATAAATGACGCGCTTTGCTTCGTCGCTATAGCGAACCTCAACAAAACCGGTCGTCGGGAAGTCCTTGCGCAACGGATGACCTTCGAAACCGTAATCGGTCAAAATGCGGCGCAGATCAGGATGCCCCGAGAACAGAACACCATACATGTCGTAAGTTTCACGCTCGAACCACTCGGCACCGACGTAAACGGCAACAGCTGATGGTACCAGCGTATCTTCATCGGCCTGAACCTTGACGCGAATACGAAGGTTCTGGCGTGGAGACATGAGCTGATAGACAACGTCGAAGCGCTGCGGGCGCTGCGGATAATCTACGCCGGAAATATCCGTCAGGTTCACGAACTGGCACTGCACGTCATCGCGCAGAAACGTCAGAACGCTGATCAGGTTCGCAACCGGAACATTAAGAGTAAGCTCGCCATATGCGAACTTCGCCTCTTCGATCGTATCGCCGAGACGTTCTTTGATGTAGCCAGAAAGTTCACCAAGAGCTTCTTCGCTCATATCTCTAACTTCCTCTTTTAGAACTCGACCCATCCTTGGGAAAATAGATCGAATTCTAATAAACCCTCTTGCACCAATGAGACTACAAAATCCCCGTTAGCGCTCGATCGTACCTGTACGACGTATTTTCTTCTGCAGCATCAGAATGCCGTAGAGAAGAGCTTCCGCCGTTGGCGGGCAACCTGGAACATAAATATCGACAGGCACAACACGATCACAGCCACGCACCACTGAATAAGAGTAGTGGTAATAGCCGCCACCATTGGCGCACGAACCCATCGAAATGACGTAACGCGGCTCAGGCATCTGGTCATAAACCTTGCGGAGCGCGGGAGCCATCTTGTTGGTCAGCGTACCTGCAACGATCATGACGTCCGACTGACGCGGCGAGGCACGCGGTGCAATACCGAAACGTTCGGCATCATAACGCGGCATGGAAATGTGCATCATTTCCACGGCGCAACATGCAAGACCAAAAGTCATCCACATCAGAGAGCCAGTACGCGCCCATGTGATCAGCGCATCAGCAGATGTAACGATAAAGCCCTTGTCGGACAGTTCGCTGTTCAGATCATTGAAAAATGCATCGTCGGAGCCGACAGGTTTGCCCGTGCGAGGGTCAAGAATACCCTTTGGCTGCGGAGCAATGAGCGTCGCACCCGACGGCTGATTTGTGCCGGTCAATCCCATTCCAGCGCTCCCTTCTTCCATTCATAGATGAAGCCGATGGTCAAAACGCCAAGGAACAACATCATCGACAGGAAACCGAACCAGCCGATTGCACCGAAGGACACAGCCCAAGGGAACAGGAAGGCAACTTCGAGATCGAAGATGATAAAGAGAATCGATACCAGATAGAAGCGGATATCGAATTTCATACGGGCGTCA harbors:
- a CDS encoding NADH-quinone oxidoreductase subunit C, whose product is MSEEALGELSGYIKERLGDTIEEAKFAYGELTLNVPVANLISVLTFLRDDVQCQFVNLTDISGVDYPQRPQRFDVVYQLMSPRQNLRIRVKVQADEDTLVPSAVAVYVGAEWFERETYDMYGVLFSGHPDLRRILTDYGFEGHPLRKDFPTTGFVEVRYSDEAKRVIYEPVMLRQEFRNFDFLSPWEGTDYVLPGDEKAKTN
- a CDS encoding NADH-quinone oxidoreductase subunit B; amino-acid sequence: MGLTGTNQPSGATLIAPQPKGILDPRTGKPVGSDDAFFNDLNSELSDKGFIVTSADALITWARTGSLMWMTFGLACCAVEMMHISMPRYDAERFGIAPRASPRQSDVMIVAGTLTNKMAPALRKVYDQMPEPRYVISMGSCANGGGYYHYSYSVVRGCDRVVPVDIYVPGCPPTAEALLYGILMLQKKIRRTGTIER
- a CDS encoding NADH-quinone oxidoreductase subunit A encodes the protein MNELLSSYLPIVIFLGIAMVIGVALLVAPFLVAYRQPDPEKLSAYECGFNAFDDARMKFDIRFYLVSILFIIFDLEVAFLFPWAVSFGAIGWFGFLSMMLFLGVLTIGFIYEWKKGALEWD